A genomic region of Anopheles aquasalis chromosome Y, idAnoAquaMG_Q_19, whole genome shotgun sequence contains the following coding sequences:
- the LOC126580011 gene encoding uncharacterized protein LOC126580011 produces the protein MFKNHLAMIGMNETPNKKAKFWQSYIRSLKGSDDIRAHDTPAYRRPILLFDEPDTAVGRINSPGYHYLPVHRETYGYSPRPIYDHHYVRSQRAPSVNRLADAEKAWADHLERMRDIDRRYPSRYGLYLKDKPSQVVFPQEVEYEPEAKPLYSALH, from the exons atgttcaaaaatcaTCTAGCCATGATCGGCATGAATGAGACGCCGAACAAGAAGGCAAAGTTTTGGCAATCGTATATCCGATCCTTGAAAG GATCCGATGATATCCGTGCACACGACACTCCAGCCTACCGGCGACCAATCCTGCTGTTCGACGAGCCGGATACTGCGGTCGGCCGTATCAACTCCCCCGGCTACCACTATCTGCCAGTGCACCGGGAAACGTATGGCTACTCGCCCCGGCCAATCTACGACCATCACTATGTGCGCTCGCAGCGTGCCC caagcGTGAACCGACTGGCCGATGCGGAGAAGGCCTGGGCTGACCACCTGGAGCGAATGAGGGACATCGATCGCAG ATACCCATCGCGTTACGGGCTGTATCTGAAGGATAAGCCAAGCCAGGTAGTGTTTCCACAGGAAGTCGAATACGAACCGGAGGCGAAGCCGTTGTACTCGGCGCTCCACTAA
- the LOC126580000 gene encoding dihydropyrimidine dehydrogenase [NADP(+)] — MSVATATASSKDLPDIESLLALNPRVKTHGSLVPTVQTKQTKKQWKRNTDRSCTSCQPLTNDFSDIKHTTLGERAALREAARCLKCADAPCQKSCPTQLDIKSFITSIANRNYYGAAKAIFSDNPLGLTCGMVCPTSDLCVGGCNLAAVEEGPINIGGLQQFATDVFRQMGLRQIVPPNVRPLAYPRKRIALLGGGPASLSCATFLARLGYTDITVYERNSYLGGLSSSEIPQYRLPIDVVNFEVQLVKDLGVRFELGRSLSVRDLTVRGLLQEGGCDAVFLGIGLPEPKIDPVFAGLGIEHGFYTSKSFLPKVSSGSKACLCAGAPTLPRLSGNVIVLGAGDTAFDCATSALRCGARRVFVVFRKGNNNIRAVPEEVELAREERCEFIPFMAPKRVLRETGDGRIVGLELCRTEQDDDGNWIVDEEQTTRLKANYIISAFGSGLSDPDTIEALAGIKLNRYGLPEVDPRTQQTSLGNVFCGGDLAGAAETTVESVNDGKTAAWYMHCQLQGLPFDGKVELPLFYTQIDTVDLSVEVCGVRFENPFGLASAPPTTSTAMIRRAFEQGWGFAVTKTFALDKDVVTNVSPRIVRGVTAGHNYGPQQGAFLNIELISEKCPNYWLAGIRELKRDFPTKVLIASIMCTYSEQDWTELAKRAELAGADMLELNLSCPHGMGESGMGLACGQDPELVYNISVWVRRAVRIPFFVKLTPNITDIVAIAQAAQRGQADGVSAINTVQGLMSLRTDGTPWPAVGIHKRTTYGGVSGNATRPQALRAVSLIGNKLPGFPICGIGGIDSADVALQFIQCGAPILQICSSVQNQDFTVIEDYVTGLKALLYLRANPPPAGLGGWDGQSPPVGKLQKGKPVVPLRDADGKTVLHFGEYKRRREAEVAKLRQEHGPLWEPTTTTTTEECAIANGTPKDAPRIQDVLGVALSRIGDYKRLDNTKQVVALIDDDLCINCGKCYMTCADSGYQAIRFDSNTHLPHVTDDCTGCNLCLSVCPIIDCISMVPKKIPHVIKRGKLESTLTVHALGQIGQ; from the exons AGTTTGCTTGCTCTTAATCCGCGCGTGAAAACCCACGGCAGCCTGGTGCCGACGgtgcaaacgaagcaaacgaagaaacaGTGGAAACGCAACACCGACCGCTCCTGCACGTCCTGCCAACCGCTCACCAATGACTTCTCGGACATCAAGCACACGACGCTCGGGGAGCGGGCCGCGCTGCGGGAAGCCGCGCGCTGCCTCAAGTGTGCCGATGCACCGTGCCAGAAGTCCTGCCCGACCCAGCTCGACATCAAGAGCTTCATCACGAGCATCGCCAACCGGAACTACTACGGTGCGGCCAAGGCCATCTTCTCGGACAACCCGCTCGGGTTGACGTGCGGTATGGTCTGCCCGACCAGCGATCTGTGCGTCGGTGGTTGCAACCTGGCCGCGGTCGAGGAGGGCCCGATCAACATCGGCGGTCTGCAGCAGTTCGCGACGGACGTGTTCCGGCAGATGGGCCTACGCCAGATCGTGCCACCGAACGTGCGGCCGCTCGCGTACCCGCGCAAGCGGATCGCCCTGCTCGGCGGTGGCCCGGCTTCGCTGTCGTGTGCCACCTTTCTGGCACGGCTCGGGTACACCGACATTACGGTGTACGAGCGCAACAGTTACCTCGGGGGGCTGAGCTCCTCCGAGATACCGCAGTACCGGTTGCCGATCGATGTCGTCAACTTTGAGGTGCAGCTGGTGAAGGATCTGGGCGTACGGTTTGAGCTGGGCCGGTCCCTGTCCGTGCGCGATCTCACCGTCCGTGGACTGCTCCAGGAAGGTGGCTGCGATGCAGTGTTCCTGGGCATCGGGCTACCCGAGCCGAAGATCGATCCGGTGTTTGCCGGGCTTGGCATCGAGCATGGTTTCTACACGTCCAAGAGCTTTCTGCCGAAGGTGTCGTCCGGTAGTAaggcgtgcctgtgtgccggGGCCCCCACCCTTCCGCGGCTGTCCGGTAACGTGATTGTGCTCGGTGCCGGCGATACGGCGTTCGATTGTGCGACGTCGGCGttacggtgcggtgctcgCCGTGTTTTTGTGGTGTTCCGCaagggcaacaacaacatccgggCCGTCCCGGAGGAGGTGGAACTGGCACGGGAGGAGCGGTGCGAGTTCATTCCGTTCATGGCACCGAAACGGGTGCTCCGGGAGACCGGGGATGGGCGGATCGTGGGGCTGGAGCTGTGCCGCACCgagcaggacgacgacggtaactGGATCGTGGACGAGGAGCAGACGACGCGCCTCAAGGCCAACTATATCATCTCGGCGTTCGGTTCCGGGCTGTCCGATCCTGACA CTATTGAAGCGTTGGCCGGTATCAAGCTGAACCGCTACGGACTACCGGAGGTCGATCCGCGGACGCAGCAAACATCGCTGGGCAACGTGTTCTGTGGCGGTGATCTAGCCGGTGCCGCCGAAACGACGGTCGAGTCGGTGAACGATGGTAAGACGGCCGCCTGGTACATGCACTGCCAGCTGCAGGGTTTGCCGTTCGATGGGAAGGTCGAGTTGCCGCTGTTCTACACGCAGATCGACACCGTGGACCTGTCGGTGGAGGTGTGCGGTGTCCGGTTCGAGAATCCGTTCGGGTTGGCGTCGGCCCCCCCCACGACCAGCACCGCCATGATACGGCGGGCGTTCGAGCAGGGCTGGGGTTTCGCCGTGACCAAAACGTTCGCACTGGACAAGGACGTGGTGACGAATGTGAGCCCACGGATCGTGCGGGGTGTCACGGCCGGGCACAACTATGGACCGCAGCAGGGCGCATTCCTGAACATTGAGCTCATCTCGGAGAAGTGCCCGAACTACTGGTTGGCCGGTATCCGTGAGCTGAAGCGTGACTTCCCGACGAAGGTCCTGATCGCCAGTATCATGTGCACGTACAGTGAGCAGGACTGGACGGAGCTGGCGAAGCGGGCCGAGCTGGCCGGGGCCGATATGCTCGAGCTGAATCTGTCCTGCCCGCACGGTATGGGTGAGTCGGGGATGGGGCTCGCCTGCGGTCAGGATCCCGAGCTGGTGTACAACATTTCGGTGTGGGTCCGGCGTGCCGTCCGGATACCGTTCTTCGTGAAGCTGACACCCAACATTACGGATATTGTGGCGATTGCACAGGCGGCCCAACGGGGCCAGGCGGATGGGGTATCGGCGATCAATACGGTGCAGGGTTTGATGTCGCTCCGTACCGACGGTACACCGTGGCCAGCGGTCGGTATTCACAAGCGCACCACGTACGGGGGTGTGTCCGGGAATGCGACCCGCCCTCAGGCACTCCGGGCGGTGTCGCTGATCGGCAACAAGCTGCCCGGTTTCCCGATCTGTGGTATCGGTGGGATCGATTCGGCCGACGTAGCCCTCCAGTTTATCCAGTGCGGTGCGCCGATCCTGCAGATCTGCTCGTCCGTCCAGAACCAGGACTTTACCGTCATCGAGGATTACGTGACGGGGCTGAAGGCGTTGCTGTACCTCAGGGCGAACCCACCGCCGGCGGGGCTTGGCGGGTGGGATGGGCAGTCGCCACCGGTGGGCAAGCTGCAGAAGGGCAaaccggtggtgccgctgcgGGATGCGGACGGTAAGACGGTGCTGCACTTTGGTGAGTACAAGCGGCGCCGCGAAGCCGAGGTGGCCAAGTTACGGCAGGAGCATGGACCACTGTgggaaccgacgacgacgacgacgactgaggagtgcgcgatcgcgaatggTACGCCGAAGGATGCTCCCAGGATCCAGGATGTGCTTGGGGTGGCCCTGTCCCGGATTGGGGACTACAAGCGGCTGGACAACACGAAGCAGGTGGTGGCTCTGATTGACGAT gacctgTGCATCAACTGTGGCAAGTGCTATATGACCTGCGCTGACTCGGGCTACCAGGCGATCCGCTTCGACAGCAACACGCACCTGCCGCACGTCACCGACGACTGTACCGGTTGCAACCTCTGCCTGTCCGTTTGCCCGATCATCGATTGCATCAG TATGGTGCCGAAGAAAATCCCTCACGTCATCAAGCGCGGGAAACTGGAGTCTACGCTGACGGTGCATGCCCTGGGGCAGATTGGGCAGTAG
- the LOC126580006 gene encoding zinc carboxypeptidase, whose protein sequence is MRSLQILERCHSFLRCRGTKPVRKAERLQTKMFVIIAPLVVATLLGCVTANPTVARYDNVRLYRFFIETEEQVQMLQKLESLSDSYAFMGHARQVNQNLTVMVSAHKLAEITELMSRYQLQGTVLLYNMQALIDEEQKWIMPKDTRPEDFRWSHYQHLDTINRWLDWQVSRHPLKLELIELSASFENRPLRGVKLFSNPANSAVFVECGIHAREWISPASCTFILNELLTSGRPEVQGLTQNFNWIIFPVVNPDGYRYTFEGDRLWRKNTQPYGVCRGVDLNRNFGSDWNGPGASSDPCRYDFAGGSETSEPETRALVAFLRNGVDRYRIRTYFSIHSFSQLIMFPYGFTSERVRNYDDLVAIGHEGTAAIEGKHGKKYVSGALIETIYPSSGGSSDWVYAELNVPISYTFELRGAPDSNNMFLLPASEIIPTAEELLEAFIAMLQKATQLGYYSNNSVKVDL, encoded by the exons ATGCGCTCTTTACAAATCCTCGAACGGTGCCACAGTTTCTTGCGGTGCCGCGGCACAAAACCAGTTAGGAAAGCCGAGCGACTACAGACCAAAAtgttcgtcatcatcgccccGTTAGTCGTGGCCACCCTGTTGGGATGCGTTACGGCCAATCCCACCGTCGCCAGGTACGACAATGTACGGTTGTACCGGTTCTTCATCGAAACGGAGGAGCAAGTGCAGATGCTGCAGAAGCTGGAAAGTTTGAGCGACAGCTACGCGTTCATGGGACACGCCCGGCAGGTGAACCAAAACCTGACGGTGATGGTTTCCGCCCACAAGCTGGCCGAGATCACCGAGCTGATGTCGAGGTACCAGCTGCAGGGCACAGTACTG TTATATAACATGCAAGCGCTGATTGACGAGGAGCAGAAATGGATCATGCCGAAGGACACCCGGCCGGAGGACTTCCGTTGGTCGCACTATCAACACCTGGACACAATCAACCGCTGGCTGGATTGGCAGGTTTCCCGCCACCCCCTGAAGCTGGAGTTGATTGAGCTGAGCGCGAGCTTCGAAAACCGGCCGTTGCGTGGCGTGAAGCTGTTCAGCAACCCGGCCAACAGTGCCGTCTTCGTCGAGTGTGGCATTCACGCGCGCGAATGGATCTCGCCGGCCAGCTGCACGTTCATCCTGAACGAGCTGCTAACGTCCGGCCGCCCGGAAGTGCAGGGGCTGACGCAAAACTTCAACTGGATCATTTTCCCGGTGGTCAACCCGGATGGCTACCGGTACACCTTCGAGGGGGACCGGCTGTGGCGCAAAAACACCCAACCGTACGGTGTGTGCCGTGGGGTGGATCTGAACCGAAACTTTGGGAGCGATTGGAACGGGCCCGGCGCTAGCTCGGATCCGTGCCGGTACGATTTTGCCGGTGGCAGCGAAACCAGCGAACCGGAGACGCGGGCACTCGTGGCGTTCTTACGGAACGGCGTTGACCGCTACCGGATTCGCACCTACTTCTCCATCCACTCCTTCTCCCAGCTGATCATGTTCCCTTACGGTTTTACGAGCGAACGGGTGCGCAACTACGACGACTTGGTTGCGATCGGGCACGAGGGCACCGCAGCGATCGAGGGAAAACATGGCAAGAAGTATGTGTCCGGGGCGCTGATTGAAACGATCTACCCATCGTCGGGCGGCAGTAGCGATTGGGTTTACGCCGAGCTGAACGTACCGATCTCGTACACGTTCGAGCTGCGTGGTGCAccggacagcaacaacatgtTTTTGCTGCCCGCCAGCGAGATTATTCCAACAGCCGAAGAGCTGCTGGAAGCGTTCATTGCGATGCTGCAGAAGGCGACCCAACTCGGGTATTACAGCAATAACTCCGTCAAGGTAGATCTGTAA
- the LOC126580003 gene encoding SET domain-containing protein SmydA-8-like, with protein sequence MVSTVCAVCSAPASQQCAGCQQTVYCGRDHQRQHWKATHRRECHCYRVVENASLGRYVIATRKIRQGEIIFRDVPAVVGPKMASVPVCLGCNRDLMATCRSDERFHECSRCGWPVCGAECEGAEQHRTECSILAGSSYRPKIRPARDEPTKRESAYCAIVPLRVLLLQSHAPDTYAQLQRLESHVEERLKSPLYEVVRSNLVPFVRTVLGLQQYSAETILQVCAILDTNCFEIRLPERWTKVRALYPLGAMLSHDCRPNTKHYFDDTLRMVLVATVDIERGGTISASYTQPLLGTLHRRLALKQSKHFECQCERCTDPTELGTSLSGFRCPKCRKGIVLPAQPCNPQSVWRCRQRNCAFSETATVYAARCTETQQQLLNLNRAEPGEYEAFIRQHQTSAHGWNAFVLQAKYALIQLLDHRTTVESVEQSEVSLRRTVELCHDLLAVADHLEPGLGFFRVKLLVTLEKALATLQHRCPKPSSKEGAEWSSLKEELNRISRLDPSMSSQIIDKK encoded by the exons ATGGTGTCTACGGTGTGTGCTGTATGTAGcgctccagccagccagcagtgtgCGGGATGCCAGCAGACGGTGTACTGTGGCCGCGaccaccagcggcaacacTGGAAGGCTACGCACCGTCGCGAGTGCCACTGCTACCGG GTCGTTGAAAATGCTTCCCTCGGGCGGTACGTGATAGCCACCAGAAAGATCCGCCAGGGAGAGATCATCTTTCGCGATGTACCAGCCGTAGTTGGTCCAAAGATGGCGAGTGTACCGGTCTGTTTGGGCTGTAACCGGGACCTGATGGCCACCTGCAGGTCCGATGAGCGCTTCCACGAGTGTTCCCGCTGTGGATGGCCAGTTTGTGGTGCGGAGTGTGAAGGGGCGGAGCAACATCGCACGGAATGTAGCATCCTGGCGGGTAGCAGCTACCGGCCAAAGATCCGCCCAGCCCGGGATGAGCCAACGAAACGGGAATCGGCGTACTGTGCTATTGTACCGCTGCGTGTACTGCTACTGCAGTCCCATGCCCCCGATACGTACGCCCAGCTGCAGCGCCTTGAGTCGCACGTCGAGGAGCGCCTAAAGTCGCCACTGTACGAGGTAGTCCGTTCGAACCTGGTACCGTTCGTACGGACGGTGCTGGGATTGCAGCAGTACAGCGCGGAAACTATCCTGCAGGTGTGCGCTATACTCGACACGAACTGCTTCGAGATCCGGCTGCCGGAGCGGTGGACGAAGGTAAGGGCATTGTATCCGCTGGGGGCGATGCTATCGCACGACTGTCGACCCAACACGAAGCACTACTTCGATGACACGTTGCGCATGGtattggtggccaccgttgacATTGAGCGGGGCGGTACCATCAGCGCCTCGTACACGCAACCCTTGCTCGGTACGCTACACCGGCGGCTTGCCCTGAAGCAATCCAAACACTTTGAGTGCCAGTGCGAACGGTGTACCGATCCGACCGAGCTGGGGACCAGTCTCAGTGGTTTCCGGTGTCCAAAGTGTCGCAAGGGTATCGTGCTGCCGGCTCAACCGTGCAACCCGCAGTCGGTGTGGCGTTGCCGGCAGCGAAACTGTGCATTCAGTGAGACGGCCACAGTGTACGCCGCACGGTGTACcgagacgcagcagcaactgctgaACCTGAACCGTGCGGAACCGGGTGAATATGAAGCATTCATCCGGCAACACCAGACTAGCGCGCACGGGTGGAATGCGTTCGTGCTGCAGGCCAAGTACGCGCTGATCCAGCTTTTGGACCACCGGACAACTGTGGAGAGCGTGGAACAGTCTG AGGTGAGCCTACGTCGTACGGTCGAGCTGTGCCATGATCTGCTGGCTGTTGCCGATCACTTAGAACCGGGCCTCGGTTTCTTCCGTGTCAAACTGCTGGTTACGCTGGAGAAAGCGCTCGCTACACTGCAACACAGGTGCCCGAAG CCGTCATCGAAGGAAGGGGCGGAATGGAGCTCACTAAAGGAAGAACTTAATCGTATATCGCGGCTCGACCCTTCGATGAGCTCGCAAATTattgataaaaaatga